Proteins found in one Nocardia brasiliensis ATCC 700358 genomic segment:
- a CDS encoding dipeptidase, which produces MTDDSRTAELRAAVAALMPQAKTDLTQLVSFKSVADPRQFPPEECDRAAQWVADAFAAAGLTRVGLHETPDGSKAVIAARPAPEGAPTVLLYCHYDVQPPLDGAAWHSPVWELTERDGRWYGRGSADCKGNIVMHLTALRAVGPDLPLGITVVAEGSEEQGTGGLERFVETNPELLRADAIVIGDCGNFAAGVPTLTETLRGNVNVVVTVETLTSPLHSGMFGGAAPDALAALIHLLASLRDEHGNTTVAGLQHDQRWTGVQYPEDQFRSDAGLLPGVECTGDGTIADMLWARPALTVLGIDAPPVVGSAAAVQPSARARLNLRIPPGTDPEQAHKALVAHLEANTPWNAKLTIELEGVGAAFRSSSGGPAREAMEAALTASYGRPTTTQGQGGSIPLCNVFADTYPAAEIMLLGVEEPKALIHAPNESVDPSEIEHMALAEALFLLDYAEQARRAR; this is translated from the coding sequence GTGACCGACGATTCTCGTACCGCCGAACTGCGCGCGGCCGTGGCCGCGCTGATGCCACAGGCGAAAACCGATCTGACACAGCTGGTTTCGTTCAAATCGGTGGCCGACCCACGGCAGTTCCCGCCGGAGGAATGCGACCGTGCCGCGCAGTGGGTGGCGGACGCGTTCGCCGCGGCGGGGTTGACCAGGGTCGGCCTGCACGAGACGCCGGACGGCAGCAAGGCGGTCATCGCCGCGCGTCCGGCACCCGAGGGCGCGCCGACCGTGCTGCTGTACTGCCATTACGACGTGCAGCCGCCGCTGGACGGCGCCGCCTGGCACTCGCCGGTCTGGGAACTCACCGAGCGTGACGGCCGCTGGTACGGCCGCGGCAGCGCGGACTGCAAGGGCAATATCGTCATGCATCTGACCGCGCTGCGCGCGGTGGGACCGGACCTGCCGCTGGGCATCACGGTGGTCGCCGAGGGATCCGAGGAGCAGGGCACCGGCGGCCTCGAGCGGTTCGTCGAGACCAACCCGGAGCTGCTGCGCGCCGACGCGATCGTGATCGGCGACTGCGGCAACTTCGCCGCGGGGGTGCCGACGCTGACGGAGACGTTGCGCGGCAACGTGAATGTGGTGGTGACCGTCGAAACCTTGACCAGCCCACTGCATTCCGGCATGTTCGGCGGCGCCGCCCCGGATGCGCTCGCGGCCTTGATCCATCTGCTCGCCTCGCTGCGCGACGAACACGGCAACACCACCGTCGCGGGACTGCAGCACGATCAGCGCTGGACCGGCGTGCAGTACCCGGAAGACCAATTCCGTAGCGACGCAGGCCTGTTGCCCGGCGTCGAGTGCACCGGCGACGGCACGATCGCCGACATGCTGTGGGCCCGGCCCGCGTTGACCGTGCTCGGCATCGACGCGCCGCCGGTGGTCGGGTCGGCCGCCGCCGTGCAGCCGTCCGCGCGGGCGCGGCTCAACCTGCGCATCCCGCCGGGCACCGATCCGGAGCAGGCGCACAAGGCGCTCGTCGCGCACCTCGAGGCGAACACGCCGTGGAACGCGAAGCTCACCATCGAACTCGAAGGCGTCGGCGCCGCGTTCCGATCGAGCAGCGGCGGACCGGCGCGCGAGGCGATGGAGGCGGCGCTGACCGCCTCCTACGGCCGCCCCACCACCACGCAGGGGCAGGGCGGCTCGATCCCGCTGTGCAATGTCTTCGCCGACACCTACCCGGCCGCCGAGATCATGCTGCTCGGCGTCGAGGAACCGAAGGCGCTGATCCACGCGCCGAACGAGAGCGTGGATCCCAGCGAGATCGAGCACATGGCCCTGGCCGAGGCGCTGTTCCTGCTCGACTACGCCGAGCAGGCCCGGCGGGCGCGCTAG